The nucleotide sequence cgatgataatttttttttttgaaaaaacagaatTACCAGATAAAGAAGAGCAGGTTGAGGTGAGTGACTCAAGACACCAGCTGCTAAAGCAGTTACCAGGCCAATGGCATATCCAGGCAGCGCATACCATATGTATTTGTGCCCCTTTGAAGAATGTAAATCAGTGAGATTGATTGTATCCCTGCTCTTGCGATAATCAAAGCAGAGAACCAAAGCCAGCAGCATCCCAGGGATGGCCTACAAAAAGATAAGCAAACATCATGAAACACCAAATACAGAAGCTTAGAAGAAGTGGGACTAGCAAACTTTATTGAATTCAGGATTAGCTTAGGTCGACACAGAACTGTAATGATATTTTAAGCTTTAAGCCACAGTATTTGATGGTGTGTATGCAAACAAACACACGTGATGCACTGAAGCACAGAGAAAGCTTCGATCACAATATGCTCCCTGGCCCCTACGTAAATATTGCATAACTCACAACAAAAATTTCACTCAAATTAGACAAAATTGGCAGAATATGCCCAATTCAACCTACTTGATGCAAGAGAAGTTAGAGAAAGGAGAGGGGGAGGAGGTTACAGTAAAAACTTCAGTATTGTGAACAATGACAACCTCTTCTTTTTCATGTTCTTTTATCACTACTCTTGCATGATATATGGCAGAATATTTCACCATGAAGGTATTCAAAAATCATAGTAAGTGAAAATCCACACAACCCACATAACACGTAACAAAACATGGTTTAGCAAGAAAACAAGGAAGAAAAGTTCATATCAGTAAACGCAAAGCAACATACTCCTTCATGTGAAGTAAGCAATAAAATACAGTCTATCCGTTAGAAACAGTTAACACATAGACTCATAGAGTAATAATTCTAAGAGGGTAAGAATGTGATACCATGTCTCCTAAACCAAGCATCATGAAGTCGGATGCACTCTGTCCTGGAACAACACCGCCCAACAAATTTCGTGGAAAGACAATCTTTACAGGTAACTCCAATTTCTTTGTTATTAGTTGCAACCCAGGAAGACTTAAACTATTAGCAACAGTGTGCATAGGATTTGATGCTTGCTGTGTTGCTACAGACACCATGACATTTGCCCCGAAAAATCTTTCAGAGTAGAAAACCCAGAAAATGTcatatacaaacaaacaaaggaGGAGCATTGCACAAATCTTGATGTTTGGAAGACGCACATGGCTTACAAATGCAATGCATATAGATATTCCCAACAGATTGTTCAGTATCCAATGACCAGAAACAAGCCAAGCAACTACTGTAAAAGTGCATGTAAACAATAGCATTGCTTGGATTCGTGTAAAAGATTTTGAGCAACAGCGTGAAACATAAGGATCAGCCAAACCAAACTGTGACTTCAAATAGGCAGCATAAGGAGACAGGACGAAGAAAAGGGACGACGCAGCAGCTATGGCAGTAAATGCCGTGAGAAACTGTGAAACCGATGAGAACAAGTAGAACATCAGAACCAAGCTAAAAGAGCTCATAACCGGGATCATCAATGCTTGAGACCTATCCAATGTAATGGATGCTTCTGACATGTGATGATTACGCTCCATTTCTTTCCCATAATTTAGAGCTCGAAAAGCAGCTCCAAATGTCACAGCTACAGCTGTGGCGATAAGCGTAACCGGTGCAGGCTCTAGCAAATACACAAGCTTCCAAAGGGATTCCATCTACAATTATCTTTAATTCCAACTTATATTCATAGAAACACAACCAAATACCTATAACTTCGCAGCCAAAGctgcaaagtttttttttttggaatgcaAAAACCTAAACAGTTAAAACCGTGCAACCTGCATATAGAAAAAGAAGATTATAAACACATGCAcgcattttattgaaaataaataaataaaaatcaccCCTTCCAGAACCCCCTTGTTCAATTTTGTATTACTACAACCAAATTTAACATTCTTTGAATCTTGAACTATCTGAAGCAAACGAACCCaacagaaaaaattgaaattataatttcttttaaccTAATTTGATGATCAATGTTTTCTTTCTACCTAGTAATTAAACCTAATAACATACCTAAAAACCCTAATCAACCCATTAAATCGATTAAACGGATCGATTTTCCAAGAAACGATCAAAATTGAAGAGGAAGATTAAAGGCGTGATCTGAAATTGGGAAATTAGGGTTTCGGGACTACCTTGGACTGTTGAAAGAGGTTTGAGAGAACCCTTCGCTGAAACGAGGATACCACTACCCTTTTTCTTGAGAGTGAAGTGAATCTCACTCTATTCCTATTTTCTATTGCACCCCTTTACTTTACTTCCTTTCCAAAATCCCCcctttttggattacgtttctatatCATGAAGGGGcgattctttcttttctttttattagttGAATTGAAGGGGCCAAATTCGGTGCAGAGCAAAAAATATAAtccctccgtcctaatttataagcaaaaaaaacattaattcacacttattaagacaactaacacttagtgatttgaggtataattttttgtgttcctttggaataagtttcatggaaatatgtaaaaataattctcattggttaaaaattatggagaaaataaaaaggtgaacaaattaaatgcaacatgtatttaattttacattggaaaagatgatttgtttgaaataacataaaaatagcataaaagttggttttttttgcttatattttgagacaaagaaaattagatttttttgcttatattttaagacgGAGTAAATTCTtgtgaaaaaaaacaaaaaatataaattaataaaagggtttttttttaaggaaaaaactaCAAATCATTAAGAAAAAGTATattagaaagttttttttttttttttggaaagctAAGGAGcaatgagacaaaaaaaaaaaaaagagagtgaAACATCTAAGCTCTAAGGAACTAGGTTCGCATAAAGTTGATAGAAAGAAGGTTTGTAATGTCGGTGGGAAGGGAGTCGTGGACTAAGAGATGAATGCTAGAAGAATCTTAAAGTTTAACTAGAAAGTCCGCACAACTATTTGCTTCTCGAAGATTGTGAATAATGCGAACATGTCAATCTTGAggaaaaatgtttttgatgTCTTGAATAAAAGTAACAACATATTTGTGAAACCTTTGAGTTGGAAGCTTGAGAAGATAAACGCACTGAACAGGATGTGTGAAACAAATTATACCATGGTAATTCGACTCCTTAACCAATAATAGCTCGTGATGAATAGCATGGAGCTCAGCTATCAGAAAAATGTATCGATAAAGCATTTTgtaattaaaagaagaaaattcaaaaatttgacACCATTCTCTAACGTCAAACCGGGTTGCAAGACCATTTGCAACAAGAGCCTCTTTGATAATATGATACTACTCAATCTCATCGGTGTTATTGCAAATTTGATGAATATTTTTGCCAACATTTGATACAAATGAGTATAAATGAAACCAACTTTTAGAAGAGTTATTGCATTTAAAGATTCAATAAAGACATGAGTTTTTTTAATCCTCTACTCCACATCGATTTCAAACAATTGAAAATTCCCTGAgaatgtgtttggatgaggaaattgaatttttttaaagaatttagaattatAGGCAATTTTCATTATCATACTTttgtttaaaatgttttttgaaagaccattctctttcatttttcaatacttTTATTTGGATGGAGTaatacaaaatttcattaacatcATTTTTGGGGAacctttataaaatttattttttatggccAAATCTGGGAATTGAAATTAGGAGTcaatttgtagtttttgaaaattttggtgggtcaaattgcaatttttgaaatttgaggggtcattttgcattttttatgaaaattcatatattcaatgcattgaaaattgaactatttaacttttttaaataacaatttctTAATCCAAAATCCTTAAAGAATGCACTCGTTGGCAATACCCTTCTTTATAAACAAATTGAGTCTATCTTAATTTTTTCTCCTCCTCATACTTTATCTCCCTTGTTAGAATGAGAAGGAGAACGAGCTAAAATATTACTCAGTAAGAAGAAGATCAATAGTAAATTGCCTACCTCCCTGAAGCACCAACTACCATCCGAGTCCACATAACTACCAACGGTTTAGTGCAAAGACACCATGTGGTATGCTCCCCATGAGCCGAGGGATAGGTTGTGAACACCACAAGTCGTTCTAAAAGTCAaccatttgatgatttttttttttttacgcaaaTCAGACGGGGTACTAGAAATTGATTTAAGAATAAacaatatacaaattaaatcccATATATACATATAGAGTGGTGTGAAGGAATGTGCCTGCACAAAGTTTTCATAATTCTTTTTAGTggtataatttgtttttatactATGCAGAAGCCAGAAGGGCATGCCCTTGCACCCTTCACATAACCTTTGTTTCTTAACCCAGCCAATCACACAAGTAAAATTCTACAAGTTGCttcccaatataaaaaagtCTGCTCAAATAAAGAACAAATGGTCAATTTAGTCTTTAAACTAtcaccatttttcaaattaaGTCTCTAAATTATATAAGTATAATACATTGTCTCTAAAGTATATAAGATTCGTCAATTTAATCTCTGTTATTGAGATGTTTGTgactaaattgatgaatttttatatactatagtgattaaattgaaaattttatataaatcaaaaactaCAATTATATTTACGTAGTTTATGGACTAAGTTGGAAAACTAAGGGGGCGTTTGTTTTTGGGAAACACAAATTATTCCCAGGAATAACATACCTCGGaatgaaaatatcaaaatttgattcttgggtatttgttaaaaaaagtgtttggcaaataacttgacattcctggaaaaattggaagttacaatttttttttttaaatctatgcaTAATATCATGGGAATGCACATTCCCATCTCTTTACATGGGAATATATTCATGGAAATAATGGAAGTTATGGGAAGTTACTCCATTCCCAGGAACCTTTATACctaggaatatttttttctcaacctcatAACAAACATGGATATAATCATTCCCTAACCATGTATTCCCGGGAAtgtcattcttaaccttgaaacaaacacccccCTAACAGTGATTTATAGACTAAATTGACAGTTTATTCAttccaataaaaacaaaatacaaacacGCATATATTACAAAAACACATCATACACTACTGGTTTATATAGATAATGCCCTTACTATTCAAAAAATTTGTATCCGTCGATGTGTACGCGTCCAAATTACAAAATACTTGTGATCAAACAATTATTTCCTCTTACTTACGGTTAAAAGTTGAACCCAAACCAAATTTTTACGCCCTAAC is from Medicago truncatula cultivar Jemalong A17 chromosome 1, MtrunA17r5.0-ANR, whole genome shotgun sequence and encodes:
- the LOC11418801 gene encoding signal peptide peptidase-like 1 isoform X2; this encodes MESLWKLVYLLEPAPVTLIATAVAVTFGAAFRALNYGKEMERNHHMSEASITLDRSQALMIPVMSSFSLVLMFYLFSSVSQFLTAFTAIAAASSLFFVLSPYAAYLKSQFGLADPYVSRCCSKSFTRIQAMLLFTCTFTVVAWLVSGHWILNNLLGISICIAFVSHVRLPNIKICAMLLLCLFVYDIFWVFYSERFFGANVMVSVATQQASNPMHTVANSLSLPGLQLITKKLELPVKIVFPRNLLGGVVPGQSASDFMMLGLGDMAIPGMLLALVLCFDYRKSRDTINLTDLHSSKGHKYIWYALPGYAIGLVTALAAGVLSHSPQPALLYLVPSTLGPVIVISWMKNELLELWEGNIPNVNDKDREVIMS
- the LOC11418801 gene encoding signal peptide peptidase-like 1 isoform X1; this translates as MESLWKLVYLLEPAPVTLIATAVAVTFGAAFRALNYGKEMERNHHMSEASITLDRSQALMIPVMSSFSLVLMFYLFSSVSQFLTAFTAIAAASSLFFVLSPYAAYLKSQFGLADPYVSRCCSKSFTRIQAMLLFTCTFTVVAWLVSGHWILNNLLGISICIAFVSHVRLPNIKICAMLLLCLFVYDIFWVFYSERFFGANVMVSVATQQASNPMHTVANSLSLPGLQLITKKLELPVKIVFPRNLLGGVVPGQSASDFMMLGLGDMAIPGMLLALVLCFDYRKSRDTINLTDLHSSKGHKYIWYALPGYAIGLVTALAAGVLSHSPQPALLYLVPSTLGPVIVISWMKNELLELWEGNIPNVNDKDREVTSVHKERFLDSEWQLPMGCGRAVLAA